One Spirosoma agri DNA segment encodes these proteins:
- a CDS encoding sensor histidine kinase, whose product MTIRKRLTLRFTSLVSSILLLAFVSIYAFCWLFISSDFYRRLDRKANTTGDMLIRHRLDARLIQQLGRIRKDHLPNQQIIIFDSRDSIIFIANETRPITLSKAILADIRQHKKKDFRQHGFYLSGIRFMTASGQYVVVASAENTYGDEFLRRLIWSLTGLFCLIVGITAFAGWFFAGDALQPMQQIDQTVSAIFPRNRDERLRINKEDDEISRLSSTINRLLDRVAESFRLQRMFVANVSHELKNPLTQISSQLEVSLLNQREPAAYRQTIRSVLDDVGDLVALTHELLQLSQVNQEDATSLLADSVRMDEIMWDIRDEVIATHPRYQINIELGALPDDSDRLAVQGNRTLLATALKNLTENACKFSDNGQALVQMDFSKDVVKVQIQNTGQAIPTADLPYIFEPFYRSRQTADVRGYGVGLSLVERIVRLHRGQISVTSTPGKPTIFSIELPR is encoded by the coding sequence ATGACGATTCGCAAACGGCTAACCTTACGTTTTACAAGCTTGGTGTCCAGCATCTTACTGCTGGCGTTCGTGAGTATTTATGCGTTCTGCTGGCTTTTCATTTCGTCTGACTTTTACCGGCGACTTGACCGAAAAGCCAACACAACGGGCGACATGCTTATTCGACATCGGCTGGATGCCCGACTGATTCAGCAGTTGGGCCGAATCCGGAAAGACCACCTACCGAATCAGCAAATTATAATTTTCGATAGCCGGGATTCGATCATTTTTATCGCGAATGAAACCCGGCCGATAACCCTGTCGAAAGCTATACTGGCTGATATCAGGCAACATAAAAAAAAGGATTTCCGGCAGCATGGGTTTTACCTGTCGGGTATTCGGTTCATGACGGCGTCTGGTCAATATGTGGTGGTGGCCAGCGCCGAAAACACTTATGGCGATGAGTTTCTACGACGGCTTATCTGGTCACTGACTGGCTTGTTTTGCCTGATCGTGGGCATCACGGCCTTCGCTGGCTGGTTCTTTGCGGGCGATGCTCTGCAACCCATGCAGCAGATCGACCAGACCGTCAGCGCCATCTTCCCCCGTAATCGGGATGAACGGCTGCGTATCAACAAAGAGGATGACGAGATCAGCCGGTTATCATCGACGATCAATCGACTGCTGGATCGGGTGGCCGAGTCATTTCGATTGCAGCGAATGTTCGTGGCTAACGTGTCCCATGAGTTGAAAAATCCCCTTACTCAGATTAGTTCGCAACTGGAAGTGAGCCTGCTAAACCAGCGGGAACCAGCGGCTTACCGGCAAACGATACGGTCTGTGCTGGATGATGTCGGTGATCTGGTCGCGTTGACGCACGAGTTGCTGCAACTCTCACAGGTCAACCAGGAGGATGCAACCAGCTTACTGGCAGATAGCGTGCGGATGGACGAAATCATGTGGGATATTCGCGACGAGGTTATCGCGACCCATCCTCGTTATCAGATTAACATAGAACTCGGCGCACTACCCGATGATTCTGATCGGCTCGCTGTGCAGGGTAACCGGACCCTGCTGGCTACGGCCTTAAAAAACCTGACGGAAAACGCCTGCAAATTTTCTGACAATGGGCAGGCACTGGTGCAGATGGACTTTAGCAAAGACGTCGTGAAAGTCCAGATTCAGAATACCGGTCAGGCCATTCCGACCGCCGACCTGCCCTATATTTTTGAACCCTTCTATCGCAGCCGCCAGACCGCCGATGTGCGTGGGTATGGCGTAGGATTGTCACTCGTAGAGCGTATCGTTCGACTCCATCGGGGGCAAATCAGTGTTACGTCCACGCCGGGTAAACCAACGATTTTCAGTATCGAGCTGCCCCGGTAA
- a CDS encoding response regulator transcription factor gives MKLLVVEDEPKTLQAIQQGLEESQFEVDIAYDGLIAKRLALKTNYAAIITDLILPGLNGYELCRQLRAEGITTPILMLTALGETDDKIMGFDAGADQYLTKPFQFAELLARVRSLTKRGTQVSMTAQTLRYGGVEMNLDAKTVTRDGQLIELTAREFALLEFLMRNQGRVLSKPSIAEHVWDLNFDTGTNVVEVYINYLRKKIDRDFSKKLIHTHFGMGYMFKEE, from the coding sequence ATGAAACTCCTGGTTGTTGAAGACGAACCCAAGACATTGCAGGCGATCCAGCAGGGATTGGAAGAGAGTCAGTTCGAGGTTGACATTGCGTACGATGGGCTTATCGCGAAACGACTGGCTCTCAAAACTAATTACGCGGCTATCATAACGGATCTGATCCTGCCGGGGCTGAATGGGTATGAACTCTGTCGGCAGCTACGGGCAGAAGGCATAACGACGCCCATTCTGATGTTGACCGCACTGGGCGAAACCGACGATAAAATTATGGGTTTCGATGCCGGGGCGGACCAGTATCTGACGAAACCCTTTCAGTTTGCCGAACTGCTGGCTCGGGTGCGGTCCCTGACCAAACGGGGTACGCAGGTGTCCATGACGGCTCAAACGTTACGGTATGGCGGTGTTGAAATGAATCTGGATGCCAAAACCGTTACCCGCGATGGGCAGTTAATTGAGCTGACCGCCCGCGAATTTGCCCTGCTTGAGTTTCTGATGCGCAATCAGGGTCGCGTACTGTCGAAGCCATCCATTGCCGAGCACGTCTGGGATCTTAACTTCGATACGGGCACCAACGTCGTGGAAGTCTATATCAACTACCTGCGTAAAAAGATCGATCGGGATTTTTCGAAAAAGTTAATCCATACCCACTTCGGTATGGGTTATATGTTCAAAGAAGAGTAA